In Scyliorhinus canicula unplaced genomic scaffold, sScyCan1.1, whole genome shotgun sequence, the following proteins share a genomic window:
- the LOC119959510 gene encoding zinc finger protein 239-like, whose product MEKPWKCGDCGKGFKAPSELEIHRRSHTGERPFTCSDCGKGFSDSSNLLMHERVHSGVRPYTCCDCGKGFSRSSNLQSHQRVHTGERPFTCSECGKAFTLLSHLQSHQRVHTGEKPFTCSQCDKGFTNSSNLQKHQRVHTGERPFTCSQCGKGFTQLTHLLTHKPVHTGERPFTCSECGKGFVQLSKLLIHQRVHNGERPFTCSDCGKGFTQSSTLLSHQRTHTGERPFTCPACGKGFRDSSTLLKHQRVHTGERPFLCSQCGKGFTQSSSLLTHQRVHTGERPFICSVCRKGFTQSANLQTHQRLMGTTFLYPPYRNLS is encoded by the exons atggagaaaccgtggaaatgtggggactgtgggaagggattcaaagcTCCGTCTGAGCTGGAAatacatcgacgcagtcacactggagagaggccgttcacctgctctgactgtgggaaggggttcagtgattcatccaacctgctgatgcACGAGCGAGTTCACAGCGGGGTGAGGCCATACACCTGCtgtgattgtgggaagggattcagtcgatCATCCAACCTTCagtcacaccagcgggttcacactggtgagaggccattcacctgctctgaatgtgggaaggcgTTCACTCTGTTATCCCATTTGCagtcacaccagagagttcacactggggagaagcctttcacctgctcccagtgtgacaAAGGATTTACTAATTCATCCAATCTACAgaaacaccagcgggttcacacgggggagaggccattcacctgctctcagtgtgggaagggattcactcagttaaccCACTTACTGACACACAAGccggttcacactggagagaggccgttcacctgctctgaatgtggtaAGGGATTTGTTCAGTTATCCAAGctgctgatacaccagcgagttcacaatggggagaggccgttcacttgttctgactgtgggaagggattcactcagtcctccaccctgctctctcaccagcgaactcacaccggggagagaccattcacctgccctgcctgtggaaagggattccgagattcatccaccctgttgaaacaccagcgtgttcacactggggagaggccattcctctgctctcaatgtgggaagggattcactcagtcatctagcctgctgacacatcagagagttcacactggggagagaccattcatctgttctgtctgtaggaagggattcacacagtcagccaacctgcaaacacatcagcga CTAATGGGAACAACTTTTCTTTATCCACCTTATcgaaacctgtcataa